From a region of the Corallococcus coralloides DSM 2259 genome:
- a CDS encoding outer membrane beta-barrel domain-containing protein, whose product MKPAFRLLLTLCAGVPALAAADQAPAPAPAAAAPAAPATPAPAPAAAAPKTAANSNPPSTSQEEEAGDVSEVDKDALGPLRERIRPVSGHMFLKKGRFEVSPSASITIRDAFFKKYLFGGTVTYFPMETLGVGLRGGYALNSVAGSAQKCTFTPGEGGDTRGCSAPTREELDGYAPGQMTLMGGVDVQWAPIYGKLSLLAEKFVHFDMYGVVGATVVQYKGPAESLSDGTPVAGSKSYLTGGGNVGVGLRFFFNRWMTLRTELRDIIYVEKGRDPTPNYLRNQILFELGLSFFFPSGS is encoded by the coding sequence ATGAAGCCCGCCTTCCGTCTGCTCCTGACCCTGTGCGCGGGCGTGCCCGCGCTCGCCGCCGCCGACCAGGCCCCCGCGCCCGCTCCGGCCGCCGCCGCTCCGGCGGCTCCGGCCACGCCCGCTCCGGCTCCGGCGGCTGCCGCCCCCAAGACGGCCGCCAACTCCAACCCGCCCTCCACCTCCCAGGAGGAGGAGGCCGGCGACGTGTCCGAGGTGGACAAGGACGCCCTGGGGCCCCTTCGCGAGCGCATCCGGCCGGTGTCCGGCCACATGTTCCTCAAGAAGGGCCGCTTCGAGGTGAGCCCGTCCGCGTCCATCACCATCCGCGACGCGTTCTTCAAGAAGTACCTCTTCGGCGGCACCGTCACCTACTTCCCCATGGAGACCCTGGGCGTGGGCCTGCGCGGCGGCTACGCGCTGAACTCCGTGGCGGGCTCCGCGCAGAAGTGCACCTTCACGCCGGGCGAGGGCGGTGACACCCGAGGCTGCAGCGCGCCCACCCGCGAGGAACTGGACGGGTACGCGCCCGGCCAGATGACCCTCATGGGCGGCGTGGACGTCCAGTGGGCGCCCATCTACGGCAAGCTGTCGCTGCTGGCGGAGAAGTTCGTCCACTTCGACATGTACGGCGTCGTGGGCGCGACCGTCGTCCAGTACAAGGGCCCGGCGGAGTCGCTGTCGGACGGCACGCCTGTCGCGGGCAGCAAGTCGTACCTCACGGGCGGCGGCAACGTGGGCGTCGGTCTGCGCTTCTTCTTCAACCGGTGGATGACGCTGCGCACGGAGCTGCGCGACATCATCTACGTGGAGAAGGGCCGGGATCCCACGCCCAACTACCTCCGCAACCAGATCCTGTTCGAGCTGGGCCTGTCCTTCTTCTTCCCCTCCGGTTCCTGA
- a CDS encoding outer membrane beta-barrel domain-containing protein: MNRPTLLLALSLMWPALAPAQNQPGMGLDLTEDAQAKPPEENPAPPPDEEARPASPPAATPAKEIPVEALMPLTDITQDDRVKSVQRKVYLKKNRLEISPFVSLSVNDPFYSKFGGSLRAAWYLSDTLAISARGSLIQVIPSDDVSTAKRTFNSKIYASVPNWSAMGDLEWAPLYGKVSFLNSILHFDGYLLGGMGVVRTETSALPDRGLNPAFDLGLGMRFVTKDYLAVNVALINTSYVDQPLGSSKGALQNVMTLNAGISIFLPLKSTGRESE; this comes from the coding sequence TTGAACCGCCCCACGCTGCTGCTTGCGCTGAGCCTGATGTGGCCCGCGCTGGCCCCCGCCCAGAACCAGCCAGGCATGGGCCTCGATCTGACCGAGGACGCCCAGGCCAAGCCACCTGAAGAGAACCCCGCGCCGCCGCCGGACGAAGAAGCACGTCCCGCGTCGCCGCCTGCCGCCACCCCGGCGAAGGAAATCCCGGTCGAGGCGCTGATGCCGCTCACGGACATCACCCAGGACGACCGGGTGAAGAGCGTTCAGCGCAAGGTCTACCTGAAGAAGAACCGCCTGGAGATCTCACCGTTCGTGAGCCTCTCCGTGAACGACCCGTTCTATTCGAAGTTCGGCGGCTCGCTGCGCGCGGCCTGGTACCTGTCGGACACGCTGGCCATCTCGGCGCGTGGCTCGCTCATCCAGGTCATCCCGTCGGATGACGTCAGCACGGCGAAGCGCACCTTCAACAGCAAGATCTACGCTTCCGTGCCGAACTGGTCCGCCATGGGCGACCTGGAGTGGGCACCGCTCTACGGCAAGGTGTCCTTCCTCAACTCCATCCTCCACTTCGACGGCTACCTCCTGGGTGGCATGGGCGTGGTGAGGACGGAGACCTCCGCGCTGCCGGACCGCGGCCTCAACCCGGCCTTCGACCTGGGCCTGGGCATGCGCTTCGTCACCAAGGACTACCTGGCCGTCAACGTGGCCCTCATCAACACCTCCTACGTGGACCAGCCCCTGGGCAGCAGCAAGGGCGCCCTCCAGAACGTCATGACCCTCAACGCGGGCATCTCCATCTTCCTGCCCCTCAAGTCGACGGGGAGGGAGTCCGAATGA
- the cglC gene encoding adventurous gliding motility lipoprotein CglC yields MFVRTALFLSAALMLGGCDVTTELGKPCQLVRRATAEEQAAQGRKFMEIQEKDIAVDQDFISFGSLDCEDLVCVRDDLSPRSDNPEAFALGYCSKECVQGTTTGCEITRTVGDVEEGLKERMTCRPLLLDQDTLDAIKIADEGFYRRTFGENNSPYFCAGAVSASQGT; encoded by the coding sequence ATGTTCGTGCGAACCGCGCTCTTCCTGTCCGCCGCCCTGATGCTGGGAGGCTGCGACGTCACCACCGAGCTGGGCAAGCCGTGCCAACTGGTGCGCAGGGCCACGGCCGAGGAGCAGGCGGCGCAGGGCCGCAAGTTCATGGAGATCCAGGAGAAGGACATCGCCGTGGATCAGGACTTCATCTCCTTTGGTTCGCTGGACTGCGAGGACCTCGTCTGCGTCCGCGACGACCTGAGCCCCCGCAGCGACAACCCGGAGGCGTTCGCCCTGGGCTACTGCAGCAAGGAGTGCGTGCAGGGCACCACGACGGGCTGCGAGATCACCCGCACCGTGGGCGACGTGGAGGAGGGCCTCAAGGAGCGCATGACGTGCCGTCCCCTGCTCCTGGACCAGGACACGCTGGACGCCATCAAGATCGCCGACGAGGGCTTCTACCGGCGCACCTTCGGCGAGAACAACTCGCCCTATTTCTGCGCGGGCGCCGTCTCTGCGTCCCAGGGCACCTGA
- a CDS encoding vWA domain-containing protein has protein sequence MNRTVLFLALAGGLALTALVLGMPRGGGLPPTPHVVVTPPPPVTPPGPRASTGSLQVTSRLSHPYVPVGPSETYVTVDLTGAEVPGAKRSPVNLAVVIDRSGSMSGYKLQQAKQAARHLVTLLRDEDRLAIVHYGSDVKSLPSLPATAGNRERMLQFIDGIWDDGGTNISAGLSVGRTQLASAMGGTATVNRLILMSDGQPTEGVSDEEGLKNVVREIRASGITVSSIGVGTDFNEDLMQAFAEYGAGAYGFLEDASKLSTLFQRDLQQATTAVARNVELSFELPPGTSLGEVLGYRAHQAGNTVRVALPDFSAGQVERVVARLHVTGTAPGQSVQVAGLKVAYTDLLVQKNVEDQSTLAAVATHVQEEIVQRQDKEATVYAARARSAQNLQKAAEAMSQGKKAEAKGYLSQNQALFEEAGAVAGAAAVAADQAEQSRAMQEYDDADSYEAQKAAVKNSKVKALKSFGRMGSTY, from the coding sequence ATGAATCGTACGGTCCTGTTCCTCGCCCTGGCTGGTGGCCTTGCCCTCACCGCGCTGGTGCTGGGCATGCCCCGCGGGGGCGGTCTCCCGCCCACGCCGCATGTCGTCGTGACGCCTCCCCCGCCCGTCACTCCGCCGGGGCCGCGTGCGTCCACGGGCAGCCTCCAGGTCACGAGCCGGCTGTCGCACCCGTACGTGCCGGTGGGCCCTTCGGAGACGTACGTGACGGTGGACCTCACCGGCGCGGAGGTGCCCGGGGCGAAGAGGAGCCCGGTGAACCTGGCGGTGGTCATCGACCGGTCCGGGTCCATGAGCGGCTACAAGCTCCAGCAGGCGAAGCAGGCCGCGCGGCACCTGGTGACGCTGCTGCGTGACGAGGACCGGCTGGCCATCGTGCACTACGGCAGCGACGTGAAGAGCCTGCCGTCCCTGCCGGCCACCGCGGGCAACCGCGAGCGGATGCTCCAGTTCATCGACGGCATCTGGGATGACGGCGGCACCAACATCAGCGCGGGCCTGTCCGTGGGCCGCACGCAGCTGGCGTCCGCCATGGGCGGGACGGCCACGGTGAACCGCCTCATCCTGATGAGCGACGGCCAGCCCACCGAGGGCGTTTCCGACGAGGAGGGGCTGAAGAACGTGGTGCGGGAGATCCGCGCCTCCGGCATCACGGTGAGCTCCATTGGCGTGGGCACGGACTTCAACGAGGACCTGATGCAGGCCTTCGCGGAGTACGGCGCCGGCGCGTATGGCTTCCTGGAGGACGCGAGCAAGCTGTCCACCCTCTTCCAGCGCGACCTGCAGCAGGCCACCACCGCGGTGGCGCGCAACGTGGAGCTGTCCTTCGAACTGCCCCCCGGCACGAGCTTGGGCGAGGTGCTGGGCTACCGCGCGCACCAGGCCGGCAACACCGTGCGCGTGGCGCTGCCGGACTTCTCCGCGGGCCAGGTGGAGCGCGTGGTCGCGCGCCTCCACGTGACGGGCACCGCTCCGGGCCAGTCCGTGCAGGTGGCGGGGCTGAAGGTCGCGTACACGGACCTGCTGGTGCAGAAGAACGTGGAGGACCAGTCCACGCTGGCCGCGGTGGCCACCCACGTTCAGGAGGAGATCGTCCAGCGCCAGGACAAGGAGGCCACGGTGTACGCGGCCCGGGCCCGCAGCGCGCAGAACCTCCAGAAGGCCGCGGAGGCCATGAGCCAGGGCAAGAAGGCCGAAGCGAAGGGCTACCTCTCCCAGAACCAGGCCCTCTTCGAGGAGGCGGGCGCGGTGGCGGGCGCGGCGGCGGTGGCGGCGGATCAGGCCGAGCAGAGCCGCGCGATGCAGGAATACGACGACGCGGATTCCTATGAGGCCCAGAAGGCCGCCGTGAAGAACAGCAAGGTGAAGGCGCTCAAGAGCTTCGGGCGCATGGGCTCGACGTACTGA
- the purE gene encoding 5-(carboxyamino)imidazole ribonucleotide mutase — translation MAASASTPWVGVIMGGKSDLEHLQPAIDILAELRIPHEVRVVSAHRTPDWMMEYASSAEGRGLSVIIAAAGGAAHLPGMVSSKTLLPVLGVPMPTTVLSGFDALLSIVQMPKGVPVGTQAIGKPGAANAALHAAAILALKYPELRERLAAWRKARTDEVLAQREVAG, via the coding sequence ATGGCGGCGAGCGCGAGCACCCCGTGGGTCGGGGTCATCATGGGCGGCAAGAGCGACCTGGAGCACCTGCAACCGGCGATCGACATCCTCGCCGAGCTGCGCATCCCGCACGAGGTGCGCGTCGTGTCCGCGCACCGCACGCCGGACTGGATGATGGAGTACGCGTCCAGCGCGGAAGGCCGCGGCCTGTCCGTCATCATCGCCGCGGCGGGCGGCGCGGCGCACCTGCCCGGCATGGTGTCCAGCAAGACGCTGCTGCCGGTGCTGGGCGTGCCCATGCCCACCACGGTGCTGTCCGGCTTCGACGCGCTGCTCTCCATCGTGCAGATGCCCAAGGGCGTCCCGGTGGGCACGCAGGCCATTGGCAAGCCGGGGGCCGCCAACGCGGCGCTGCACGCGGCGGCCATCCTGGCGCTGAAGTACCCGGAGCTGCGCGAGCGGCTGGCCGCCTGGCGCAAGGCCCGCACGGATGAAGTGCTGGCGCAGCGCGAGGTGGCGGGATGA
- the purK gene encoding 5-(carboxyamino)imidazole ribonucleotide synthase translates to MSGPMVLPGGTLGILGGGQLGRMMALAARTLGYQVQALDPDSACPSRSVVDRCLTASFTDTAAAEDLARQCDVVTLEIEKVSLSTLNAVARHAPMRPGASVLEVVQHRGRQKAWLAKGGFPLGPWREANSEAELSQAITALGGKCFIKSSEGGYDGRGQYEVKTASEAGVAWKELGERSVVVEAALDLKAELSVLVARGPDGQLAVYPPAFNHHEERILAWSLLPGPLPQAVLTQASQVARDITAGLKVEGLLVVEMFLLGDGSLLVNEVAPRPHNSFHSTEVACLTSQFEQAVRAVCNLPLGSVEVVRPAAIVNLLGDLWLQEGGPRFAQALALPGVRLHLYGKRDARKGRKMGHLSAVGSTPEDALQRVKAAATALGM, encoded by the coding sequence ATGAGCGGCCCCATGGTGCTGCCGGGCGGGACGCTGGGCATCCTGGGTGGCGGCCAGCTGGGGCGCATGATGGCGCTCGCGGCGCGCACGCTGGGCTACCAGGTGCAGGCGTTGGATCCGGACTCGGCGTGCCCGTCCCGCTCCGTGGTGGACCGCTGCCTCACCGCGTCCTTCACCGACACGGCGGCGGCCGAGGACCTGGCGCGCCAGTGCGACGTGGTGACGCTGGAGATTGAGAAGGTCTCGCTGTCCACGCTCAACGCGGTGGCCCGGCACGCGCCCATGCGGCCCGGCGCCTCCGTGCTGGAGGTGGTGCAGCACCGCGGCCGCCAGAAGGCGTGGCTCGCGAAGGGCGGCTTCCCGCTGGGCCCCTGGCGCGAGGCGAACTCGGAGGCGGAGCTGTCCCAAGCCATCACCGCGCTGGGCGGCAAGTGCTTCATCAAGTCCAGCGAGGGCGGCTACGACGGGCGCGGCCAGTACGAGGTGAAGACGGCCTCCGAGGCGGGCGTCGCGTGGAAGGAGCTGGGCGAGCGCTCCGTGGTGGTGGAGGCCGCGCTGGACCTGAAGGCGGAGCTGTCCGTGCTGGTGGCGCGAGGCCCGGATGGGCAGCTCGCGGTGTATCCGCCCGCGTTCAACCATCACGAGGAGCGCATCCTCGCGTGGTCGCTGTTGCCGGGCCCGCTGCCCCAGGCCGTTCTGACGCAGGCGTCGCAGGTGGCGCGCGACATCACCGCGGGCCTGAAGGTGGAGGGGCTCCTGGTGGTGGAGATGTTCCTCCTGGGTGACGGGTCGCTGCTCGTCAACGAGGTGGCGCCCCGGCCGCACAACAGCTTCCACTCGACGGAAGTGGCGTGCCTGACGAGCCAGTTCGAGCAGGCCGTGCGCGCGGTGTGCAACCTGCCCCTGGGCTCCGTGGAGGTGGTGCGCCCCGCGGCCATCGTGAACCTGCTGGGCGACCTGTGGTTGCAGGAGGGCGGCCCCAGGTTCGCGCAGGCGCTGGCGCTGCCCGGCGTCCGGCTGCACCTGTACGGCAAGCGCGACGCGCGCAAGGGGCGCAAGATGGGCCACCTGTCCGCGGTGGGCTCCACGCCCGAGGACGCGCTCCAGCGCGTGAAGGCCGCCGCCACGGCCCTGGGGATGTAA
- the ybaK gene encoding Cys-tRNA(Pro) deacylase, translating to MKTNAARLLDSLGIAYSLRDYDVDPDDLSAETVAAKVGMPAEQVFKTLVAKGDRTGVLMAVVPGNAELDLKALARLSGDRKVDTVPLKELQPLTGYIRGGVTALGGKKDYPVFVDETLELFDEVAVSAGVRGTQIVLAPADYLRVTKGKPGPISRPKA from the coding sequence ATGAAGACGAACGCCGCCCGGCTCCTGGACTCGCTCGGCATCGCGTACAGCTTGCGCGACTACGACGTGGATCCGGACGACCTGTCCGCGGAGACGGTGGCCGCCAAGGTGGGCATGCCCGCGGAGCAGGTCTTCAAGACGCTGGTGGCCAAGGGCGACCGCACCGGCGTGTTGATGGCGGTGGTGCCCGGCAACGCGGAGTTGGATTTGAAGGCCCTGGCGCGGCTGTCCGGCGACCGCAAGGTGGACACCGTCCCCCTCAAGGAGTTGCAGCCGCTCACCGGCTACATCCGGGGCGGCGTCACCGCGCTGGGGGGCAAGAAGGACTACCCCGTCTTCGTGGATGAGACGCTGGAGCTGTTCGACGAGGTCGCCGTGTCGGCCGGGGTGCGCGGGACGCAGATCGTCCTCGCCCCGGCGGACTACCTCCGCGTGACGAAGGGCAAGCCGGGACCCATTTCGCGTCCGAAGGCGTAG